One Megasphaera elsdenii DSM 20460 genomic window carries:
- the rpsG gene encoding 30S ribosomal protein S7 yields MPRKGPVPKRDVLPDPVYHSKLVTRFINKVMLDGKKGVAETIVYDAFDIIRSKMNKDPLEVFEQALNNVMPVLEVRARRVGGANYQVPVEVRADRRLSLGIRWTVGYARKRGERTMKEKLAGELMDAFNNTGAAIKKKEDTHKMAEANKAFAHYRW; encoded by the coding sequence ATGCCAAGAAAAGGCCCCGTGCCGAAGCGTGATGTGCTGCCGGATCCGGTGTACCATTCCAAATTGGTAACGCGCTTCATCAACAAAGTTATGTTGGACGGCAAAAAAGGTGTCGCTGAAACCATCGTTTATGATGCTTTCGACATCATCCGTTCTAAAATGAATAAAGATCCTTTGGAAGTATTCGAACAGGCTCTCAACAACGTTATGCCTGTCCTGGAAGTCCGTGCCCGCCGCGTCGGTGGTGCTAACTACCAGGTTCCTGTCGAAGTACGTGCAGACCGTCGCCTGTCCCTCGGTATCCGCTGGACTGTCGGCTATGCCCGTAAACGCGGCGAACGCACGATGAAAGAAAAGCTCGCTGGCGAATTGATGGACGCCTTCAACAATACAGGCGCTGCTATCAAGAAAAAGGAAGATACTCATAAAATGGCTGAAGCTAACAAAGCTTTCGCTCATTATCGTTGGTAA
- the tuf gene encoding elongation factor Tu translates to MAKEHYERTKPHVNIGTIGHVDHGKTTLTAAITKVLAEKGYAKFEDYADIDKAPEERERGITINTAHVEYETDKRHYAHVDCPGHADYVKNMITGAAQMDGAILVVSAADGPMPQTREHILLARQVGVPAIVVYLNKADQVDDPELIELVEMEVRDLLSSYDFPGDEVPIVVGSALKALEGDESEIGKPSILKLMDAVDEYIPTPQRPTDQPFLMPVEDVFTITGRGTVATGRVERGELKVGDAVEIVGLADEPKDTVVTGVEMFRKILDRAEAGDNIGALLRGVDRKEIERGQVLAKPGTIHPHTKFKAQVYVLTKDEGGRHTPFFNGYRPQFYFRTTDVTGVIQLPEGTEMCMPGDNVKMDVELITPIAIEAGLRFAIREGGRTVGAGVVSEIEG, encoded by the coding sequence ATGGCTAAAGAACATTACGAAAGAACCAAACCGCATGTTAACATTGGCACGATCGGTCACGTCGACCACGGCAAAACTACTTTGACAGCTGCCATCACCAAAGTTTTGGCTGAAAAAGGCTACGCTAAATTCGAAGACTATGCTGATATCGACAAGGCTCCGGAAGAACGTGAACGTGGTATTACAATCAACACGGCACACGTTGAATATGAAACAGACAAACGTCATTATGCACACGTTGACTGCCCGGGCCATGCTGACTATGTCAAGAACATGATCACCGGTGCTGCTCAGATGGACGGCGCTATCCTCGTCGTTTCCGCTGCTGACGGCCCGATGCCCCAGACTCGTGAACACATCCTCTTGGCCCGCCAGGTTGGTGTACCGGCTATCGTCGTATACCTCAACAAAGCTGACCAGGTTGACGATCCGGAACTCATCGAACTCGTTGAAATGGAAGTTCGTGATCTCCTCAGCTCCTACGATTTCCCCGGCGACGAAGTTCCTATCGTAGTTGGCTCCGCTCTCAAAGCCCTCGAAGGCGACGAAAGCGAAATCGGCAAACCGTCCATCCTCAAATTGATGGATGCTGTTGACGAATACATCCCGACTCCGCAGCGCCCGACTGACCAGCCGTTCCTCATGCCTGTCGAAGACGTCTTCACCATCACAGGCCGCGGTACTGTTGCTACAGGCCGTGTTGAACGTGGCGAACTCAAAGTTGGCGACGCAGTTGAAATCGTCGGCCTCGCTGACGAACCGAAAGATACGGTTGTTACGGGCGTTGAAATGTTCCGTAAGATCCTCGACCGCGCTGAAGCAGGCGACAACATCGGTGCTCTTCTCCGTGGTGTAGACCGTAAAGAAATCGAACGTGGCCAGGTTCTCGCTAAACCGGGTACCATTCATCCGCACACGAAATTCAAAGCTCAGGTTTACGTCTTGACGAAAGACGAAGGCGGCCGTCACACCCCGTTCTTCAACGGCTATCGTCCGCAGTTCTACTTCCGTACGACTGACGTAACTGGCGTCATCCAGCTCCCGGAAGGCACTGAAATGTGCATGCCTGGCGATAACGTCAAAATGGATGTTGAACTCATCACTCCGATCGCTATCGAAGCAGGCCTCCGCTTCGCTATCCGCGAAGGCGGCCGTACGGTAGGCGCTGGCGTCGTTTCCGAAATCGAAGGCTAA
- a CDS encoding L7Ae/L30e/S12e/Gadd45 family ribosomal protein, whose amino-acid sequence MSLELAASVRKTVGAKQTLKAMKRNEVTQLYIANDCDAQVVAPLIAEAEGAHIPVDRAYTMTELGMACHIKVKAAAVGLLK is encoded by the coding sequence GTGAGCTTGGAACTAGCTGCCAGTGTCCGCAAGACCGTGGGCGCGAAGCAAACCCTGAAAGCAATGAAACGAAACGAAGTCACACAGCTGTACATCGCCAATGATTGCGATGCACAGGTCGTAGCGCCGCTCATAGCAGAAGCCGAAGGCGCTCACATCCCCGTCGACCGCGCTTACACCATGACCGAATTGGGCATGGCCTGCCACATCAAGGTAAAAGCTGCAGCCGTAGGCTTGTTAAAATAA
- the fusA gene encoding elongation factor G, translated as MPREFSLEKTRNIGIMAHIDAGKTTTTERILFYTGRVHKIGEVHDGAATMDWMAQEQERGITITSAATTAHWKGYRINIIDTPGHVDFTVEVERSLRVLDGSVAVFSAKGGVEPQSETVWRQAEHYHVPRIAFVNKMDTTGADFLNVVDMMKDRLQANAVAIQLPIGAEATFRGIIDLITMKAEVYDDALGKEIEVVDIPEDELEEAKKYHDIMVEAVCDTDEDLMMKYLEGEEITIDELKAAIRKGVCTNKLFPVLCGSAYKNKGIQMLLDAVVDYMPSPLDIPPVKGTNPDTDEEETREADDNAPLSALAFKIMADPFVGKLAFFRVYSGTLQAGTYVYNSTKGKKERVGRILRMHANHREEVQEAYTGDIGGIVGLKDTTTGDTLCDEKHPIILEKMEFPDPVISVAVEPKTKADQEKMGIALARLAEEDPTFKVKTDAETGQTIISGMGELHLDIIVDRMSREFKVDCNVGKPQVAYRETIRKDVKSRGFFKRQSGGRGQYGDCWLELIPQEQGKGYEFENKVVGGAIPKEYIGSVEAGVKEAMETGVLAGFPMVDIKVVVYDGSYHEVDSSEMAFKIAGSMGFKEGARKADPVLLEPYTKVEVVVPEEYMGDVIGDLNSRRGRVEGMEMRSGAEHINAFVPLAEMFGYATDLRSRTQGRGVYTMTFDHYEEVPKNVAEKVISEKG; from the coding sequence GTGCCAAGAGAATTTTCTTTGGAAAAAACGAGAAATATTGGCATCATGGCTCACATCGATGCTGGTAAAACCACGACAACAGAACGTATCCTGTTCTACACCGGCCGCGTCCACAAGATCGGCGAAGTTCATGATGGCGCTGCTACCATGGACTGGATGGCTCAGGAACAGGAACGTGGTATCACGATTACATCGGCTGCTACGACGGCTCACTGGAAAGGATACCGCATCAACATCATCGATACTCCGGGGCACGTTGACTTCACCGTTGAAGTTGAACGCTCGCTGCGCGTACTCGACGGCTCTGTTGCTGTTTTCTCCGCAAAGGGCGGCGTAGAACCGCAGTCGGAAACGGTATGGCGTCAGGCTGAACATTACCATGTTCCCCGTATCGCATTCGTCAACAAGATGGATACGACCGGTGCTGACTTCCTGAACGTTGTCGACATGATGAAAGATCGTCTTCAGGCAAATGCCGTTGCTATTCAGCTCCCAATCGGTGCTGAAGCAACCTTCCGCGGCATCATCGACCTCATTACCATGAAAGCAGAAGTCTATGACGATGCTCTCGGTAAAGAAATCGAAGTTGTCGACATCCCGGAAGACGAATTAGAAGAAGCTAAAAAATATCATGACATCATGGTTGAAGCTGTTTGCGATACCGATGAAGACCTCATGATGAAATACCTCGAAGGTGAAGAAATCACCATCGACGAATTGAAAGCAGCCATCCGTAAAGGCGTCTGCACGAACAAATTGTTCCCGGTCCTCTGCGGTTCTGCTTACAAGAACAAAGGGATCCAGATGCTCCTCGACGCTGTCGTCGATTACATGCCGAGCCCGTTGGATATTCCTCCGGTCAAAGGCACTAACCCCGACACAGACGAAGAAGAAACTCGTGAAGCTGATGACAATGCACCGCTTTCCGCATTGGCATTTAAGATCATGGCTGACCCCTTTGTCGGCAAACTGGCATTCTTCCGCGTTTACTCCGGCACGTTACAGGCCGGTACCTATGTCTACAACTCGACAAAAGGTAAAAAAGAACGTGTTGGCCGTATCCTCCGGATGCACGCTAACCACCGCGAAGAAGTACAGGAAGCTTACACGGGCGACATCGGCGGCATCGTCGGTCTGAAAGATACGACCACAGGCGATACGCTGTGCGATGAAAAACACCCGATTATCCTCGAAAAGATGGAATTCCCGGATCCGGTTATTTCCGTAGCCGTTGAACCGAAGACCAAAGCTGACCAGGAAAAAATGGGCATCGCCCTGGCTCGTCTGGCTGAAGAAGACCCGACGTTCAAAGTCAAGACCGATGCTGAAACCGGCCAGACCATCATCTCCGGCATGGGCGAACTCCATTTGGATATCATCGTCGACCGCATGTCCCGCGAATTTAAAGTAGACTGCAACGTCGGCAAACCGCAGGTTGCTTACCGCGAAACCATCCGCAAAGATGTCAAGTCTCGTGGTTTCTTCAAGCGTCAGTCCGGCGGCCGTGGTCAGTATGGTGACTGCTGGCTCGAACTCATTCCGCAGGAACAGGGCAAAGGCTACGAATTTGAAAACAAAGTCGTTGGCGGCGCTATTCCTAAGGAATACATCGGCTCCGTTGAAGCTGGTGTCAAAGAAGCAATGGAAACAGGCGTTTTGGCAGGTTTCCCGATGGTCGATATCAAAGTCGTCGTATACGACGGTTCTTACCATGAAGTCGACTCCTCGGAAATGGCCTTCAAGATCGCTGGCTCTATGGGCTTCAAAGAAGGTGCCCGCAAGGCAGACCCGGTTCTCCTCGAACCGTACACGAAAGTCGAAGTTGTCGTTCCTGAAGAATACATGGGCGACGTCATCGGCGACCTCAACTCCCGCCGTGGTCGTGTCGAAGGTATGGAAATGCGCTCCGGTGCAGAACATATCAACGCATTCGTACCGCTGGCAGAAATGTTTGGCTATGCAACGGATTTGCGTTCCCGTACGCAGGGCCGTGGCGTTTATACGATGACATTCGACCACTACGAAGAAGTTCCGAAGAACGTAGCCGAAAAAGTCATCAGCGAAAAAGGCTAA
- the rpsL gene encoding 30S ribosomal protein S12 produces the protein MPTISQLVRKGRQVAVTKSTAPALKNCPQKRGVCTRVYTATPKKPNSALRKVARVRLTNSIEVTAYIPGIGHNLQEHSVVLIRGGRVKDLPGVRYHIVRGALDTAGVADRQQSRSKYGAKKGK, from the coding sequence ATGCCAACAATCAGCCAATTGGTTCGTAAAGGACGTCAGGTTGCCGTAACTAAATCGACAGCACCGGCTTTGAAAAACTGCCCGCAGAAACGCGGTGTCTGCACTCGTGTATACACAGCTACCCCGAAAAAACCTAACTCGGCTCTGCGTAAAGTTGCCCGTGTTCGCTTGACGAACTCCATCGAAGTAACTGCTTATATTCCCGGCATTGGTCACAATTTACAGGAACACAGTGTTGTATTAATCAGAGGCGGTCGTGTCAAAGACCTTCCTGGTGTACGTTATCACATCGTCCGCGGTGCCTTGGATACAGCTGGCGTAGCAGATCGTCAGCAGTCCCGTTCTAAATACGGCGCTAAGAAAGGCAAATAA
- the rpsJ gene encoding 30S ribosomal protein S10 → MAKQERIRIRLKAYDHKTLDQSAAKIVDTAKRTGAMVSGPIPLPTEKNIFTILRSPHVNKDSREQFELRTHKRLIDILEASNKTVDALTRLDLPAGVDIEIKL, encoded by the coding sequence ATGGCAAAACAGGAAAGAATTCGTATTCGCCTCAAAGCTTACGATCACAAAACGCTTGATCAGAGCGCGGCGAAAATCGTCGACACGGCGAAACGTACCGGTGCTATGGTATCCGGACCGATTCCGCTTCCGACAGAAAAGAACATCTTCACGATTCTTCGTTCTCCCCATGTCAACAAAGACTCTCGTGAACAGTTCGAACTCCGTACGCACAAACGCTTGATCGACATTCTCGAAGCATCCAACAAGACCGTTGATGCCTTGACAAGACTCGATCTGCCGGCAGGCGTAGACATCGAAATCAAATTATAG
- the rplD gene encoding 50S ribosomal protein L4 — MPKVSTYNITGAQTGEIELNDSVFGVEVNEAVMRQAVLRQLANQRLGTHSTKTRGLVRGGGRKPWKQKGTGRARVGSSRSPLWVGGGTIWGPHPRSYAQKMPRKARRLAVKSALSDKVNTNELFVLDEINLAAPKTKEVVALINNFKFAGEKVLFITDNDEVVERCARNIKGVKAISTTGVNIFDLLHYTKLFVTKSAVAKIEEVLA, encoded by the coding sequence ATGCCAAAAGTAAGCACGTATAATATTACCGGCGCACAGACCGGTGAAATCGAATTGAACGATAGCGTATTTGGCGTTGAAGTGAACGAAGCCGTTATGCGTCAGGCCGTTCTCCGTCAGCTCGCCAACCAGCGCTTGGGCACACATTCCACCAAAACTCGCGGCCTCGTTCGCGGTGGTGGCAGAAAGCCTTGGAAACAAAAAGGAACCGGCCGGGCCCGTGTAGGCAGCAGCCGCAGCCCGTTGTGGGTTGGTGGCGGCACCATCTGGGGTCCCCATCCGCGCTCTTACGCACAGAAAATGCCGCGTAAAGCTCGTCGCCTCGCCGTTAAATCCGCTTTGAGCGATAAAGTCAATACAAACGAATTGTTCGTCCTCGACGAAATCAATCTCGCAGCTCCGAAGACGAAAGAAGTCGTCGCACTCATCAACAACTTCAAATTCGCTGGTGAAAAAGTCCTTTTCATCACCGACAACGATGAAGTCGTAGAACGCTGCGCACGCAACATCAAAGGCGTTAAAGCCATTTCCACTACTGGCGTCAACATCTTTGACCTGCTCCACTACACGAAATTGTTCGTTACGAAGAGCGCTGTAGCTAAGATTGAGGAGGTGCTCGCATAA
- a CDS encoding transposase, which produces MAKFNKEFKINAVKYYHEHRELGLVGCATNLGIAPQTLSRWQKQLKDNGEMPYRGSGNYASDEAKEIARLQRELRDAKDALNVLKKAISILDK; this is translated from the coding sequence ATGGCAAAATTCAACAAAGAATTCAAAATCAACGCAGTTAAATATTATCATGAACATCGGGAACTCGGCTTGGTTGGCTGTGCTACGAATCTAGGTATTGCTCCACAAACCTTGTCCCGTTGGCAAAAGCAGCTGAAGGACAATGGCGAAATGCCTTATCGTGGTTCCGGCAACTATGCTTCGGATGAAGCTAAGGAAATCGCCCGTCTGCAGCGTGAACTGCGGGATGCGAAGGATGCGTTGAATGTCCTAAAAAAAGCTATCAGCATTCTGGACAAATGA
- the rplC gene encoding 50S ribosomal protein L3 — protein sequence MSKAILGKKLGMTQVFTEEGAVVPVTVVEASPNVVVRVKTVDTDGYNSIQLGYGEIKEKHLTKPVKGQFDKAGVAPVKYLREFRLTDTPEYTVGQTLAADIFASGDLVDVIGTSKGKGFAGTIKRHGFHRGPMGHGSKSHREPGSLGPMTSGGGGKVVKGKKLPGQMGGNQATVLHLSIVKVDMDKNLILVKGGIPGAKGSLVMIRDTVKPR from the coding sequence ATGTCTAAAGCTATTTTGGGTAAAAAATTAGGTATGACTCAGGTCTTTACTGAAGAAGGCGCAGTCGTCCCTGTAACCGTCGTCGAAGCTTCCCCGAACGTAGTTGTACGTGTCAAGACCGTTGATACGGACGGATACAACTCCATTCAGCTCGGCTATGGTGAAATCAAAGAAAAACATCTGACAAAACCCGTTAAGGGTCAATTCGACAAAGCAGGCGTTGCTCCTGTTAAGTATCTTCGCGAATTCCGTTTGACAGATACGCCGGAATATACGGTAGGCCAAACTCTGGCAGCTGATATTTTCGCAAGCGGCGATCTCGTCGACGTAATTGGCACCAGCAAGGGTAAAGGTTTTGCAGGTACCATCAAACGTCACGGTTTCCACCGCGGACCGATGGGTCACGGCTCCAAATCTCATCGTGAACCCGGTTCTCTCGGACCTATGACCAGTGGTGGCGGCGGTAAAGTCGTCAAAGGTAAAAAACTTCCTGGACAAATGGGTGGCAATCAGGCAACCGTTCTTCATCTCTCCATCGTCAAAGTCGACATGGACAAGAACCTGATCCTGGTTAAAGGTGGTATCCCGGGCGCCAAAGGCAGCCTCGTCATGATTCGCGATACTGTAAAACCCCGCTAA
- a CDS encoding IS3 family transposase produces the protein MTIAIYRSVQEEAENAHQAERRFSVSGVLSELDVSSSGYYDWAARKPSKQAQHRKEMKKKIQTIYDDSKQIYGAPKIAQVMQQNGDSISERTVGVYMRQMGIQACWVKHYTVTTRNSDFDVALVNILQECFNPEEPDQVWCSDITYIWTAEGFVYLESIMDLFSRKIIAWNLARNLDVAGIVKMLQEAKQCRKPGQLLVIHSDRGCQYVSQAYIRETSQMRRSYSKKGYPWDNACIESFHSLIKREWLNRFKIQNYQQAYLLVFEYINTFYNTVRIHSHCNYMSPDDYEKLYADFQKHNMRLGI, from the coding sequence ATGACCATTGCCATCTATCGCAGTGTCCAGGAAGAAGCCGAAAATGCCCATCAGGCAGAACGTCGTTTTTCGGTGTCCGGAGTGCTTTCTGAACTCGACGTTTCTTCTTCAGGATATTATGACTGGGCGGCGCGCAAACCATCGAAACAGGCCCAGCACCGCAAGGAGATGAAGAAAAAGATTCAAACTATCTACGACGATTCCAAGCAGATTTACGGAGCCCCGAAGATTGCCCAAGTTATGCAGCAGAACGGGGACAGTATCTCTGAACGCACAGTTGGCGTATACATGCGGCAAATGGGCATTCAGGCCTGCTGGGTAAAGCATTACACCGTAACGACCCGTAACAGTGACTTTGACGTGGCGCTGGTGAATATCCTTCAGGAATGCTTCAATCCTGAAGAACCGGATCAAGTATGGTGCAGCGACATCACCTATATCTGGACAGCTGAAGGTTTCGTCTATTTGGAAAGCATTATGGATTTGTTCTCCAGGAAAATCATCGCCTGGAATCTGGCCCGTAATCTGGACGTCGCCGGCATCGTCAAGATGCTGCAGGAAGCCAAACAATGCCGGAAACCCGGACAGCTGTTGGTTATCCATTCGGACCGTGGCTGCCAGTATGTTTCGCAGGCATATATTCGGGAGACATCCCAAATGCGCCGCAGCTATTCGAAGAAAGGCTATCCATGGGACAATGCCTGCATCGAATCCTTCCACTCCCTGATTAAACGGGAATGGCTCAATCGCTTCAAGATTCAAAATTATCAGCAAGCGTACTTGTTGGTGTTTGAATACATCAATACCTTTTACAACACCGTACGCATTCATAGCCATTGCAACTACATGTCACCGGATGACTATGAAAAGCTGTATGCTGATTTCCAGAAACATAATATGCGTCTGGGAATCTAA
- the rplB gene encoding 50S ribosomal protein L2 gives MAIKSFKPYSASRRFMTVSTFEEITASKPEKSLLAKVTNKGGRNNSGRMTVRHQGGGHKRRYRLIDFKRIKDNIPAKVATIEYDPNRSANIALLFYADGEKKYIIAPNGLKVGDVLYSGPESDIKIGNALPLQNIPLGTLVHNVELKIGKGGQMVRSAGESAQLMAKEGNYALLRLPSGELRQVHVRCRATIGVVSNTDYENITIGKAGRSRWKGIRPGNRGVVMNPCDHPHGGGEGKAPVGRKRPVTPWGKPAYGVKTRDAKKASNKFIVKRRK, from the coding sequence ATGGCCATTAAATCATTTAAACCGTACTCCGCTAGCCGCCGTTTCATGACTGTTTCGACATTCGAAGAAATCACGGCGTCTAAACCGGAAAAATCCTTATTGGCTAAAGTAACCAATAAGGGCGGTCGTAATAACAGCGGCCGTATGACTGTCCGCCATCAGGGCGGTGGTCACAAACGCCGTTACCGTTTGATCGACTTCAAACGTATTAAAGATAACATCCCGGCAAAAGTTGCGACGATCGAATACGATCCGAACCGCTCTGCTAACATCGCTCTTCTGTTCTACGCAGATGGCGAAAAGAAATACATCATCGCTCCGAACGGCCTGAAAGTCGGCGACGTTCTCTACAGCGGTCCTGAATCGGATATCAAGATCGGCAACGCATTGCCGCTCCAGAACATCCCCCTCGGTACGCTCGTACACAACGTCGAACTGAAAATCGGCAAAGGCGGCCAGATGGTCCGCTCCGCTGGTGAATCGGCTCAGCTCATGGCTAAAGAAGGCAACTATGCACTGCTCCGCCTTCCGTCGGGCGAACTTCGTCAGGTACACGTACGCTGCCGCGCTACGATCGGCGTAGTCAGCAACACGGACTATGAAAACATCACCATCGGTAAAGCCGGCCGTTCCCGCTGGAAAGGCATCCGTCCGGGCAACCGTGGTGTCGTCATGAACCCGTGCGATCATCCGCATGGCGGCGGCGAAGGTAAAGCTCCTGTTGGTCGTAAACGTCCGGTTACTCCTTGGGGTAAACCTGCTTATGGCGTTAAGACTCGCGACGCTAAGAAAGCTTCCAATAAATTCATTGTGAAGAGACGTAAATAA
- the rplW gene encoding 50S ribosomal protein L23, whose translation MNMHDLLLKPVITEKTTMMMSDGKYTFKVPLRANKVEIRKAVEAVFGVKVKSVATLRTMGKFKRMGKYIGKRPDYKKAIVTLQEGETIEFFEGA comes from the coding sequence ATGAACATGCATGATCTCTTGCTGAAACCGGTCATCACTGAAAAAACAACGATGATGATGTCTGATGGCAAATACACATTCAAAGTACCGCTCCGTGCTAATAAAGTTGAAATCCGTAAAGCTGTTGAAGCCGTCTTCGGCGTCAAAGTTAAAAGCGTAGCAACACTTCGCACGATGGGCAAATTCAAGCGCATGGGCAAGTACATCGGCAAGCGCCCGGATTACAAGAAAGCCATCGTAACCCTTCAGGAAGGCGAAACCATCGAATTCTTCGAAGGAGCTTAA